The following coding sequences are from one Nerophis ophidion isolate RoL-2023_Sa unplaced genomic scaffold, RoL_Noph_v1.0 HiC_scaffold_40, whole genome shotgun sequence window:
- the LOC133546734 gene encoding oocyte zinc finger protein XlCOF22-like — MCERTIEKYEEELCCVKMCERTIAEYKEELSHTKEENERLRQLLEAVFKKPQVVLHRTDIDEEHLPHEQEEEPQYPHIHEEEEVPHSQHIKEAGEEPKPPYIKEEDETPQTHNVKLTLHIEGLAEDPLILHIKNAEEDPLTPHFKEQENPLNPHIKEEEEDQEAPHIKEEEEEEGISQPKWLEEFPVTGVPVKSEDDEVKGESEERGGGEPPSSSSTQHMTTEADGDHCGGSQADKLLAPLSDSEDTTSHSPDTDDEDSKDDKTCHTDNTHFTSSHSHKTFKYHSLLKTHMRTHTGEKPFSCSLCGKGFAQSHHLKRHMRTHTGEKTFSCSTCGKGFTQSQDVKRHKRTHTGEKPFSCSTCGKGFTQSQSLKVHKRTHTGEKPFPCSTCGKGFTQSQHLKVHMRRHASEKPFSCSICGKGFTRSQHLKVHMRTHTDEKSFSCSICGKGFTQSQHLKRHTRTHTGEKSHSCSICNRSFCERSSLVRHMRRHPGEKVLSCSACGERLSSKYQCKKHKCAGENSSSK, encoded by the exons atgtgcgaaagaacgatagaaaagtatgaggaggaactttgttgtgtgaaaatgtgcgaaagaacgatagcagagtacaaagaggaactttctcatacaaaagaagagaacgagagactacgtcaactattggaggctgttttcaagaaacctcaagttgtgttacacagaacag ACATCGATGAAGAACATCTTCCTcatgagcaggaggaggaaccacagtacccccacatacacgaggaagaagaggtaccacattcccaacacatcaaagaggcAGGAGAGGAGCCAAAGCCCCcctacattaaagaggaagacgagacgccacagacccataatgttaaactgacccttcacattgaAGGGctagcggaggacccactgatcttacacatcaaaaatgcagaggaggacccactgacccctcactttaaggagcaagagaacccactgaaccctcacattaaagaggaagaagaggaccaagaggcgccgcacattaaagaggaagaggaggaagagggcatcagtcagcctaaatggttggaggagttcccagtgactggtgtccctgtgaagagtgaagatgatgaggtgaaaggtgaaagtgaggagaggggagggggggagcctccaagcagcagctcaacacaacacatgacaacagaagctgatggagaccactgtggaggatcacaagcagacaagctcttagctccactatcagatagtgaggacacaacgtcacactctcctgacactgatgatgaagactctaaagatgataagacatgtcacactgacaacactcacttcacatcttctcactctcacaaaacttttaaataccatagtcttctgaaaacacacatgagaacacacactggagaaaaacctttttcttgttcactctgtggtaaaggttttgcacaaagtcaccatttgaaaagacacatgagaacacacactggtgaaaaaacgttttcctgttcaacctgtggtaaaggttttacacaaagtcaggatgtgaaaagacacaagagaacacacactggtgaaaaacctttttcctgttcaacctgtggtaaaggttttacacaaagtcagagtttgaaagtacacaagagaacacacactggtgaaaaaccttttccctgttctacctgtggtaaaggttttacacaaagtcaacatttgaaagtacacatgagaagacacgctagtgaaaaacctttttcttgttcaatctgtggtaaaggttttacaagaagtcaacatttgaaagtacacatgagaacacacactgatgAAAaatctttttcttgttcaatctgtggtaaaggttttacacaaagtcaacatttgaaaagacacactagaacacacactggagaaaaatcacattcctgttcaatctgcaacagaagcttttgtgaaagATCAAgccttgtaagacacatgagaagacacccaggagagaaagtgttgagttgcagtgcgtgtggtgaaagattgtcttctaagtaccagtgtaagaaacacaagtgtgctggtgagaacagcagcagcaaatga